The following proteins are encoded in a genomic region of Gemmatimonadota bacterium:
- a CDS encoding tetratricopeptide repeat protein yields the protein MAIRGSLKEASLPDVLQLLSMGKKTGCLSVTHRNNFGSIYFDKGKICYAAIVNRRDRLGDILLKSGVITGGQLQQAIDAQSKQRDKRLGDVLVSLGIISREGLHGQIRIQIEEAVYFLFTWSQGTFNFEADLSPEEQDFLVSINPESLLLEGARRVDEWGLIEKKIPSFDIVFDLDRRKLEENRGNLSKEQELILPLIDGRLDVAAIVEESGLIEFDVGKALYGLATAGFLHRVGKTKTSEVTAPDTRVEEHRNLGIAFFKTGMLDEAEREFRRVVELRPGDLQARFIVGLVHLRLGRWDDAIADFEAATHSRGASPWVYHNLAYAHERRGEYAKARAALQEAVARGAEGDPRVHTSFGVLALREGDLGTARASFAHARELLGDGRPTAAWYHYAALEAWLSQRADDAVALLREGTERYPHAAVLYNNLSVALDRQRMYPEALAAAERGAIEEPGIAQLHKNIGDALYRSGRFDEAYDAFQRAVKFNEQIGPDAWFKLGNIRLRRNERADAIRCWERALVLDPDNAIIRQNLAAAKAQS from the coding sequence ATGGCCATTCGCGGCAGTCTCAAGGAAGCCAGTCTCCCCGACGTCCTGCAGCTCCTCTCGATGGGCAAGAAAACCGGCTGCTTGTCGGTGACGCATCGCAACAACTTTGGCTCGATCTATTTCGACAAGGGAAAGATTTGTTACGCCGCGATCGTGAATCGGCGCGACCGGCTCGGCGATATCCTGCTCAAGAGCGGAGTGATTACCGGGGGACAACTCCAGCAGGCGATTGACGCGCAGTCGAAACAGCGCGACAAGCGGCTCGGGGATGTGCTGGTGTCGCTCGGCATCATTTCGCGCGAGGGATTGCACGGGCAGATCCGCATTCAAATCGAAGAGGCCGTCTACTTCCTGTTCACCTGGTCGCAGGGAACGTTCAACTTTGAGGCCGACCTCAGCCCAGAAGAGCAGGACTTTCTCGTGTCGATCAATCCCGAGTCGCTGTTGCTCGAGGGTGCGCGACGGGTGGATGAGTGGGGGCTGATCGAGAAGAAGATTCCGTCCTTCGATATTGTGTTTGATCTCGACCGGCGGAAGCTCGAAGAAAATCGCGGCAATCTCTCCAAGGAACAGGAGTTGATTCTGCCGCTGATTGACGGACGTTTGGATGTGGCGGCGATCGTTGAAGAGTCGGGGCTTATTGAATTCGATGTGGGGAAGGCGCTCTACGGTCTTGCGACGGCGGGTTTTCTGCATCGCGTCGGAAAAACCAAAACCTCCGAGGTCACGGCGCCCGATACGCGCGTGGAGGAGCATCGCAACCTCGGCATCGCATTTTTCAAAACCGGCATGCTCGACGAAGCGGAGCGCGAGTTCCGTCGCGTGGTGGAGCTGCGCCCCGGCGATCTGCAGGCGCGGTTTATTGTCGGGCTCGTCCATCTGCGACTCGGGCGCTGGGACGACGCGATCGCCGATTTCGAAGCCGCCACGCATTCGCGCGGCGCCTCACCGTGGGTGTATCACAACCTGGCGTACGCGCACGAACGGCGTGGAGAGTACGCCAAGGCGCGCGCGGCGTTACAAGAAGCCGTGGCGCGCGGCGCCGAGGGCGATCCGCGCGTGCACACGTCGTTCGGCGTGCTCGCGTTGCGCGAGGGTGATCTGGGCACTGCCCGCGCCTCCTTTGCGCACGCGCGGGAACTGCTCGGCGATGGCAGACCCACGGCGGCGTGGTACCACTACGCCGCGCTCGAGGCGTGGCTCAGTCAGCGTGCGGACGATGCCGTGGCGCTGTTGCGAGAGGGCACGGAGCGCTACCCACATGCGGCGGTGCTGTACAACAATCTGTCGGTCGCGTTGGACCGGCAGCGGATGTACCCAGAGGCGCTTGCGGCCGCGGAGCGTGGCGCGATCGAAGAGCCTGGTATCGCGCAGCTTCACAAAAATATTGGTGACGCTCTGTACCGGAGCGGGCGCTTTGATGAAGCGTACGACGCCTTCCAGCGCGCCGTGAAGTTCAATGAGCAGATCGGACCCGACGCGTGGTTCAAGCTGGGCAACATTCGCTTACGTCGCAACGAACGAGCGGATGCGATTCGCTGCTGGGAACGTGCGCTTGTGCTCGACCCCGACAACGCGATTATCCGCCAGAACCTCGCGGCGGCTAAGGCGCAGTCGTGA
- a CDS encoding protein-glutamate O-methyltransferase CheR produces the protein MSEPLADAEAFLALTDKIARDRGFGTASYKGTCLRRRIAVRMRARGTEDYAAYSHVLDDDPAEYDQLIDALTINVTKLFRNAETWLYLREQLLPALWDSPAPELHCWVAGCSSGEEAYTLAVLWHDLLTARGELHRRSRVRIVATDIDRASLEAARVGRYAESAFAEMPAALRERYFDATGSAVPAVREWLTFTRHDLLQEAPPAAPLHLVTCRNVVIYFDRDAQTALLQRVHDALAPGGVLVLGKVETLLGPSRTLFDVVDQRQRVFRRR, from the coding sequence GTGAGCGAACCGCTCGCCGACGCGGAAGCCTTTCTCGCGCTCACCGACAAAATCGCGCGCGATCGCGGGTTTGGCACGGCGAGCTATAAGGGCACTTGCCTCCGCCGGCGCATTGCGGTGCGGATGCGTGCGCGAGGCACCGAGGATTATGCGGCCTATAGCCATGTCCTCGACGACGACCCCGCGGAGTACGATCAACTGATTGACGCGCTGACGATCAACGTCACAAAACTCTTCCGCAACGCGGAAACGTGGTTGTACTTGCGCGAGCAGCTCCTGCCTGCCTTGTGGGACTCGCCGGCGCCGGAGTTGCACTGCTGGGTGGCGGGGTGCTCGTCGGGTGAAGAAGCGTACACGCTGGCGGTGCTCTGGCATGACCTGCTGACTGCACGCGGTGAACTCCACCGGCGCTCGCGGGTGCGCATTGTCGCGACGGATATCGATCGCGCCTCCCTTGAGGCGGCACGCGTTGGTCGGTACGCCGAGTCGGCCTTCGCGGAAATGCCCGCGGCGTTGCGAGAACGGTACTTCGACGCGACCGGCAGTGCGGTGCCGGCGGTGCGCGAGTGGCTCACGTTTACGCGGCATGATCTGCTGCAAGAAGCGCCGCCGGCCGCACCCCTGCATCTGGTCACCTGTCGCAATGTGGTCATCTACTTTGACCGTGACGCGCAAACGGCGCTGCTGCAGCGGGTGCACGATGCCCTCGCGCCGGGCGGCGTGCTGGTGCTGGGCAAAGTAGAAACGCTCCTCGGCCCGTCGCGCACGCTGTTCGATGTGGTGGATCAGCGGCAGCGGGTATTCCGGCGTCGATGA